The following proteins are co-located in the Vicia villosa cultivar HV-30 ecotype Madison, WI unplaced genomic scaffold, Vvil1.0 ctg.000422F_1_1, whole genome shotgun sequence genome:
- the LOC131628076 gene encoding F-box/kelch-repeat protein At3g23880-like: MTARRKKQSEPTLTSLHLPIDLVEEILCRISVKHLIRLCCVCKSWNSLIFRDSELAKKHLRKSMSTSSHDRHHLILTPNSPSPDFLLFHSPISSIFTSATTTVKHFHYSITETLNQGRYGNRVSTCDGIVCFKMDNSSVVLCNPFIRKFKILPPLKYPDQSYFEIYYTLVHDCFINNYKIIAVNSTRNSKIKVNVHILGTNYWRRIQDFPGTDLILVSRLGTFVNHSLNWLVYTAAPFIVSLDLEKESYQKLALPVFDDFTSFFTIGTLRDCLSLLFYRWVEFCDVWIMKEYGNEKSWTKFLTVPHMNECHFYGYTKALYISEDDKVLMECTKMGINSLVVYDSINNNFKIPKFQYDNEGDMTSEVYVESLVSPC; this comes from the coding sequence ATGACGGCCAGAAGAAAGAAACAATCTGAACCAACTTTAACATCATTGCATCTTCCAATTGATCTGGTGGAAGAAATACTGTGTAGAATCTCCGTGAAACACCTCATTCGACTCTGTTGCGTATGCAAGTCATGGAATTCTCTTATCTTCAGAGATTCCGAGTTAGCCAAAAAGCACCTTCGCAAGTCAATGTCAACCTCCAGCCACGACCGCCACCACCTCATCCTAACCCCTAATTCTCCTTCACCTGactttcttctttttcattccCCAATCTCCTCTATCTTTACCTCTGCTACTACTACTGTCAAACACTTCCACTACTCTATTACAGAAACTCTTAACCAAGGAAGATATGGTAATAGAGTCTCCACTTGTGACGGCATTGTATGTTTTAAGATGGATAATTCTTCGGTTGTGTTGTGTAACCCTTTCATTCGAAAATTCAAAATATTGCCTCCTTTAAAATATCCAGACCAAAgttattttgaaatatattataCTTTGGTGCATGATTGTTTCATTAATAATTATAAGATTATTGCTGTTAATTCGACACGTAATAGCAAAATAAAAGTCAACGTTCATATTTTGGGTACAAATTATTGGCGAAGGATTCAGGACTTCCCAGGTACTGACCTCATTCTCGTGTCTAGATTGGGAACATTTGTTAATCACTCTCTTAATTGGTTGGTATATACTGCTGCACCGTTCATTGTTTCTCTTGATTTAGAAAAAGAGTCTTATCAAAAGCTTGCACTGCCGGTCTTTGATGATTTTACCTCTTTTTTTACCATAGGGACATTGAGGGATTGTTTGTCTCTCCTTTTTTACAGGTGGGTCGAGTTTTGTGATGTTTGGATTATGAAAGAATATGGTAATGAAAAGTCTTGGACTAAATTTTTAACTGTTCCTCACATgaatgaatgtcatttttatggcTATACCAAAGCATTATATATTTCAGAGGATGACAAAGTGCTGATGGAGTGTACGAAGATGGGAATAAATAGTTTGGTTGTTTatgattccataaataataatttcaaGATTCCTAAATTTCAATACGACAACGAGGGTGACATGACATCAGAAGTATAtgttgagagtttggtatcaccttGTTAG